A genome region from Brienomyrus brachyistius isolate T26 chromosome 23, BBRACH_0.4, whole genome shotgun sequence includes the following:
- the LOC125718976 gene encoding uncharacterized protein LOC125718976 isoform X2 → MDSASLQTSREAMVDEMKKKSPDVSIIKHAMNTTFALRRAEVVKDKPDIRQMVQRWPALFTESQVNLEFTRITGKSLIGEFFSALDGLYPGLEEVFTRKTGRVGQELADLRKQKQSMEPTVNRCYALRGLPIILGDNASKFLTSQKNAADGDLEIPIGIIFNGENGSPEQELNPSQLGILLEGNVVMDSICSLPLAMCLLFGLTYALHLEYPKCMKNTFLFIQQIMLNLGRNDPPPKLQRLKNELSM, encoded by the exons ATGGATAGCGCTAGTCTTCAAACTTCCCGAGAAGCCATGGTTgatgaaatgaagaaaaaatcTCCGGATGTTTCCATCATAAAACATGCCATGAACACCACTTTTGCCTTAAGAAGAGCAGAAGTAGTGAAGGATAAGCCTGACATCAGGCAGATGGTTCAGCGGTGGCCAGCGCTTTTTACTGAAAGCCAg GTCAACTTGGAATTCACCAGAATTACTGGAAAAAGCCTCATAGGAGAATTCTTTTCTGCTCTGGATGGTCTGTATCCTGGCTTAGAAGAGGTCTTCACGAGAAAGACAGGACGTGTGGGCCAAGAACTGGCAGACCTTCGGAAGCAAAAGCAG AGCATGGAGCCCACTGTCAACAGATGTTACGCCTTGAGGGGACTTCCAATTATTCTTGGGGACAATGCCTCCAAGTTCTTAACGAGTCAAAAA AATGCTGCTGATGGTGACCTTGAAATCCCAATAGGAATCATCTTCAATGGTGAAAACGGAAGTCCAGAGCAAGAACTGAACCCCTCCCAACTGGGGATCCTTCTAGAGGGCAATGTGGTTATGGATTCCATCTGCAGTCTTCCTTTGGCAATGTGTCTCCTGTTCGGACTGACTTATGCACTCCACTTGGAGTACCCAAAGTGCATGAAGAATACCTTCCTGTTTATCCAGCAGATTATGCTGAATCTGGGACGAAACGATCCTCCTCCAAAACTCCAAAGGCTAAAAAATGAGCTTTCAAT GTAA
- the LOC125718976 gene encoding uncharacterized protein LOC125718976 isoform X1, translated as MDSASLQTSREAMVDEMKKKSPDVSIIKHAMNTTFALRRAEVVKDKPDIRQMVQRWPALFTESQVNLEFTRITGKSLIGEFFSALDGLYPGLEEVFTRKTGRVGQELADLRKQKQSMEPTVNRCYALRGLPIILGDNASKFLTSQKNAADGDLEIPIGIIFNGENGSPEQELNPSQLGILLEGNVVMDSICSLPLAMCLLFGLTYALHLEYPKCMKNTFLFIQQIMLNLGRNDPPPKLQRLKNELSM; from the exons ATGGATAGCGCTAGTCTTCAAACTTCCCGAGAAGCCATGGTTgatgaaatgaagaaaaaatcTCCGGATGTTTCCATCATAAAACATGCCATGAACACCACTTTTGCCTTAAGAAGAGCAGAAGTAGTGAAGGATAAGCCTGACATCAGGCAGATGGTTCAGCGGTGGCCAGCGCTTTTTACTGAAAGCCAg GTCAACTTGGAATTCACCAGAATTACTGGAAAAAGCCTCATAGGAGAATTCTTTTCTGCTCTGGATGGTCTGTATCCTGGCTTAGAAGAGGTCTTCACGAGAAAGACAGGACGTGTGGGCCAAGAACTGGCAGACCTTCGGAAGCAAAAGCAG AGCATGGAGCCCACTGTCAACAGATGTTACGCCTTGAGGGGACTTCCAATTATTCTTGGGGACAATGCCTCCAAGTTCTTAACGAGTCAAAAA AATGCTGCTGATGGTGACCTTGAAATCCCAATAGGAATCATCTTCAATGGTGAAAACGGAAGTCCAGAGCAAGAACTGAACCCCTCCCAACTGGGGATCCTTCTAGAGGGCAATGTGGTTATGGATTCCATCTGCAGTCTTCCTTTGGCAATGTGTCTCCTGTTCGGACTGACTTATGCACTCCACTTGGAGTACCCAAAGTGCATGAAGAATACCTTCCTGTTTATCCAGCAGATTATGCTGAATCTGGGACGAAACGATCCTCCTCCAAAACTCCAAAGGCTAAAAAATGAGCTTTCAATGTGA